In Gemmatimonadota bacterium, the sequence CGCCCCGGCCCAGGGGACCGTGGCGCAGGTAGTGGCCGCCGATCATCGGGATGGAGAGGCCGGCGCTGTCGGCGCTGCGCACCGGGGCGGGCCGGTTGTCGACCATGACCACCGAATCGGCGGGGGAGCGCCGGTCGGCGTAGTACATCGCGAAGAGCCGCGCCTCCGCCTTCCCGCCAAGCCGCGCGGGCTTCACGGTCAGGGTGGCGGCGGCGATGTCCACCTCGGACATGTCCTGGCCACCGTTGAGTTCGAAGCCCCCCTGCCGCGGATGGGCCGCGAAGAGGGTCAGGTTGGCGCCCGTGCCGTCGAGCGCCGCCGCGCCGCCGTCGAAGGTGCGCTGCACGTGGCTGAAGCCGAAGTTGGCGATCAGGCGCCCCGCCACCCGGCTGCGCCGCAGCCACTCGAGCGTCGGGTCGGGGGTCGGCGCCTCCGTCCCGTCCATGTAGTCGAAGCGGCCCGCCCGCAGGTAGGTGGCCCCGCGGCCCGGGCGCTTGAGGGTTAGGAACGCCTGGTTGACGAAGATCCGGCTGTCGTTCGACTTGGCGTGCGGGGTGAAGTGGGAAGCGCCGCCCCCCATCTCGCCGATGGGCGCCGGACCGCGGGCATCCTCGGGGAGGCCAAGCAGCGTGGTGTGCTGCAGTTCGAGTGTGGCGTCAAACCAGCGCCGGGTGTCGAAGCGCAGCCCCCCCTTGAGAAGTGCGGCGCCGTAGCCGTAGCTGTTGGCGCCGGGGACGGTGGGCGCCGCACTGCCGGGGTCGAACCAGCTCCAGCCTTCGTAGCGAACGCGCGCGGAACCGGAGGCCTGCAGTGCGGAACCACGGGACTGCTGGGCTGTGAGGGAGGTCACCAGGCACGCCAGGACAGCGAGCGCGGGCCAGATCGTTCGACGTAACGTCATTGCACATCCGCGGGAGGGGTCCGCCCCCCCAACGCTGCAATATCCGGTCCCCCGCCTCAGGGATCGCGGCGGAACCCCTCCAGGCCGTAGTCGGGCACCTGCAGCTCGGCCACCGTGCCGTCCCCGCCGAGTCCGAACACCACCCTGGGCGGCGGGTCGCGGCCATCCCCCAGCCGGGCCAGGAAGGTGTCGTAGTGGAGGTGCTCCATCGGCCCGGCGAGCTCGCTCGAGACCCCCATGCGGAAGGTGAGCGC encodes:
- a CDS encoding alginate export family protein; protein product: MTSLTAQQSRGSALQASGSARVRYEGWSWFDPGSAAPTVPGANSYGYGAALLKGGLRFDTRRWFDATLELQHTTLLGLPEDARGPAPIGEMGGGASHFTPHAKSNDSRIFVNQAFLTLKRPGRGATYLRAGRFDYMDGTEAPTPDPTLEWLRRSRVAGRLIANFGFSHVQRTFDGGAAALDGTGANLTLFAAHPRQGGFELNGGQDMSEVDIAAATLTVKPARLGGKAEARLFAMYYADRRSPADSVVMVDNRPAPVRSADSAGLSIPMIGGHYLRHGPLGRGEWDATLWGVYQAGNWGALDHRAWAVAAEGGYQFSRAPWKPWLRVGYNRSSGDDDPNDGTHRTFFQAMTTVRPFAQFPFFNLMNTEDLFAQLVLRPVPGRLTLRTDVHRIRLAEAGDLWYGGSGAFQRRGSFGFGGRPSGGHQDLATLADLSVDYAVRPWWSLYGYVGHAFGGAVVRGTYAGDAATLAYVEVTFRRP